A single region of the Desmonostoc muscorum LEGE 12446 genome encodes:
- a CDS encoding DNA/RNA non-specific endonuclease, whose amino-acid sequence MNKSQFFRAILPIAVPAAISFTLLNYLQKPLTAQTSSVHLTMGNPSNAGSSYSNLLLSKSQYAVSYNCYRGTPNWVSWQLNPSWLGSAPRQDDFRPDTTLPSGCYRVSSSDYTGSGFDRGHMAPSADRTNTIANNSATFLMTNMIPQAPDNNQGVWANLENYCRDLVVNQGKELYIISGSYGTGGTGSNGTRTTIANGNVTVPSRTWKVIVVLNRPNSGASSVTTSTRVIGVNIPNTQGVRNANWRDYRVSVDSIETNTGYNLLSNVSTSIQSTIESRVDNL is encoded by the coding sequence ATGAATAAGTCTCAGTTTTTCAGGGCTATTCTACCTATTGCTGTGCCAGCGGCAATATCTTTCACTCTGCTTAATTATCTACAAAAGCCACTAACAGCCCAAACCTCAAGCGTTCATTTAACGATGGGTAATCCCAGTAATGCTGGGAGTAGTTACAGTAATCTTTTATTAAGCAAATCTCAATATGCGGTTTCTTATAACTGCTATAGAGGGACACCAAATTGGGTAAGTTGGCAGTTAAACCCATCATGGTTAGGAAGCGCACCTCGCCAAGATGATTTTCGTCCCGATACTACACTACCTTCAGGCTGCTATCGAGTAAGTTCGTCTGACTATACAGGCAGTGGTTTTGACCGTGGACACATGGCTCCCTCGGCAGATAGAACAAATACGATTGCTAATAACTCGGCTACTTTTCTCATGACAAATATGATACCCCAAGCACCTGACAATAATCAGGGAGTATGGGCGAATTTAGAAAATTATTGTAGAGATTTAGTGGTTAATCAAGGTAAAGAACTCTACATTATTTCGGGTTCTTATGGCACTGGTGGCACAGGGTCAAATGGAACAAGAACTACAATCGCTAATGGTAACGTTACTGTTCCCTCCAGAACTTGGAAGGTTATTGTAGTCTTAAATAGACCAAATTCTGGAGCTAGTAGCGTCACTACTAGCACAAGAGTAATCGGTGTAAACATACCTAATACACAAGGTGTTAGAAATGCAAATTGGAGAGACTACAGAGTTAGTGTTGACTCTATCGAAACAAACACTGGTTACAATTTGCTCTCTAATGTTTCTACATCTATTCAAAGTACAATTGAGTCTAGAGTTGACAATTTGTAA
- a CDS encoding NF041680 family putative transposase translates to MKSALLKEFRQAAYSYLGRAHDATFELMDAILLTRNAYSLADLSLSPVFRRKWPSIYEALQDSRPQRQKLMQLYIKQMPQQGRPLLAGDHTAWSRPDAVTLIERTIEHTSVTITGNKPITVGQGYSTIAWIPEDSGSWALPLRHERITSWENPIQKATWQLQQVCEHLPTRPITVWDSEYGCAPFVLKTTNIKADILVRLRSNLCLWGAPPPYSGKGRPRKHGDKFKLNDPSTWSEANESIEVNHPKLGRVKVSLWKNLHFRQTATRPMSLIRVERLDAEGNLRISKPLWLAWVGEEMLPLSQVWQLYLRRFTVDHWYRFLKQRLHWTLPKLSSPKQSEHWSDLMPLMTWELWLARDIVADNPLPWQKSLDNLTPGRVAQAMGSIFAVIGTPARSPKPRGKSPGWKPGKPRQRRIRYPIVKKTTTKPRKKHPESA, encoded by the coding sequence ATGAAAAGTGCCTTACTAAAAGAATTTCGTCAAGCAGCGTACAGCTATTTAGGTAGAGCGCATGATGCAACTTTTGAACTGATGGATGCAATATTACTGACGCGGAATGCCTACAGTTTGGCAGATTTATCGCTATCGCCAGTATTTAGAAGAAAGTGGCCAAGTATTTATGAAGCGTTACAAGATAGCAGACCACAGCGACAAAAATTGATGCAGTTATACATCAAACAGATGCCACAACAGGGTCGTCCGTTGTTGGCAGGCGACCACACTGCCTGGTCGCGCCCGGATGCGGTAACTCTTATTGAGAGGACAATTGAACACACCAGTGTTACCATAACCGGAAACAAACCAATTACCGTTGGTCAGGGATATAGTACCATTGCTTGGATACCAGAGGATTCTGGCAGTTGGGCGTTACCGTTGAGGCATGAGCGAATTACCAGTTGGGAAAATCCGATACAAAAGGCAACGTGGCAATTACAGCAAGTGTGTGAACATTTACCAACTAGACCAATTACAGTTTGGGATAGTGAGTATGGCTGCGCCCCTTTTGTGTTGAAGACGACTAATATCAAAGCGGACATTCTGGTACGTTTGCGTTCAAATCTTTGTTTATGGGGCGCACCACCACCATATTCTGGTAAAGGGCGACCCAGGAAACATGGTGATAAATTTAAACTCAATGATCCTTCTACATGGAGTGAAGCCAATGAGAGTATAGAAGTCAACCATCCTAAACTGGGACGGGTGAAGGTGAGCTTGTGGAAAAATTTACACTTTCGTCAAACGGCGACACGCCCAATGTCGCTGATTCGAGTTGAGCGTCTAGATGCAGAAGGCAACCTACGTATATCAAAACCTTTGTGGTTGGCTTGGGTAGGAGAGGAAATGCTTCCACTATCTCAAGTTTGGCAACTCTACCTCCGACGTTTTACTGTTGACCACTGGTATCGTTTTTTGAAGCAACGCTTGCACTGGACATTGCCTAAGTTGAGTAGTCCCAAGCAATCTGAGCATTGGAGTGACCTCATGCCTCTGATGACTTGGGAATTGTGGTTGGCTCGTGATATCGTTGCTGATAACCCTTTACCTTGGCAAAAATCATTAGACAATTTGACTCCTGGGAGAGTTGCTCAAGCGATGGGGAGTATTTTTGCGGTGATTGGTACTCCTGCCCGTTCGCCTAAACCTCGCGGAAAGTCTCCAGGCTGGAAACCAGGAAAACCACGACAACGTAGAATTCGCTATCCGATAGTCAAAAAAACTACAACTAAGCCTCGCAAAAAGCATCCAGAATCTGCTTAG
- a CDS encoding nuclease A inhibitor family protein — protein MTDEITKKLKQASDGLLMLSESEYPFEFFLWSNQAQEPMTAQKLLQLTGHLQETSIEEVELDYLFRNCAQEKEWHDEIQKQNVQKYQLLIKTLKENLTDIRVYRVGTISIDVYVVGKTPSRDLAGISTKVVET, from the coding sequence ATGACTGACGAGATTACGAAAAAACTTAAACAAGCCTCCGATGGTTTGTTAATGCTCAGTGAATCAGAGTATCCTTTTGAATTTTTTTTGTGGTCTAATCAAGCGCAAGAACCAATGACCGCTCAAAAACTTCTCCAATTAACAGGACATCTTCAAGAAACATCAATTGAAGAAGTAGAACTAGATTATTTGTTTCGTAACTGTGCCCAAGAAAAAGAATGGCACGATGAAATACAGAAACAAAATGTGCAAAAGTATCAATTACTTATCAAAACATTAAAAGAGAATCTGACTGATATTCGGGTTTATCGAGTAGGCACGATAAGTATTGATGTCTATGTTGTTGGTAAAACTCCATCAAGAGATTTAGCTGGAATTTCTACAAAAGTTGTAGAAACCTAA
- a CDS encoding DUF6748 domain-containing protein gives MSAIDWNSLKVSPYQLVKIQNDDGSRVILRGNIVPVTFPGFGEFGNLRVKEAFYAATNAPAKGTFVGLKDNGIRCITTPCFSTVDLVLNKPYISQVSSIDLSQTGATQKQIDAATSEIFGQGLITVGKTEVVGNSDPTKKDTKFVATQFYVRVKPN, from the coding sequence GTGTCTGCAATTGATTGGAATTCCCTGAAAGTCTCACCTTACCAACTAGTAAAAATTCAAAATGATGATGGTAGCCGTGTGATTCTTAGAGGTAACATCGTTCCAGTAACATTTCCTGGCTTCGGTGAGTTTGGTAATTTGAGAGTAAAAGAAGCCTTCTATGCCGCGACAAATGCCCCGGCGAAAGGTACTTTTGTGGGACTAAAAGACAATGGCATTCGTTGCATCACAACTCCTTGCTTCTCCACAGTTGATCTGGTTCTAAATAAGCCTTATATTTCTCAAGTTTCGTCAATCGATTTGAGCCAAACGGGTGCAACACAAAAACAAATTGACGCAGCAACAAGCGAAATTTTCGGTCAAGGTTTGATTACTGTAGGTAAAACTGAGGTAGTAGGTAACTCAGATCCGACCAAGAAAGATACTAAGTTTGTCGCTACGCAATTTTATGTGAGAGTGAAACCGAACTAA
- a CDS encoding S1/P1 nuclease, which translates to MLKLHSFAKFSLLTALSTILIWQYPAFAWNKAGHMVSGAIAYSELKQNHQQVIEKIAAILREHPEYSKFEEQWKSLNQSNISAEDKNLYLFMWAAKWADEAHGNQTFDHPTWHYINFPYQPGSSSNSIPREIPGEENIIFAFQKNLDIVQSNANNSEKAVAICWLFHLLGDVHQPLHTTKLITNQYPEPEGDRGGTRFYIRVKPDSQTISLHKFWDDLILGSERFQTVRNTATKIRADYQRSKLPELRETQFNNWAKLESFRIAKQKAYLNGKLSGSNDKNDGKLLPPNYAATAKPIAERRMSLAGYRLADVLNKLFGK; encoded by the coding sequence ATGCTGAAGTTACATTCTTTCGCTAAGTTTTCTTTATTGACAGCATTATCAACAATCTTGATTTGGCAGTACCCAGCTTTTGCTTGGAATAAGGCTGGACACATGGTTTCAGGAGCGATCGCTTACAGTGAACTTAAGCAAAATCATCAACAAGTAATTGAGAAAATAGCCGCGATTTTAAGAGAACATCCCGAATACTCTAAATTTGAGGAACAGTGGAAGTCTCTGAATCAATCTAATATTTCTGCTGAAGATAAAAACCTGTACTTGTTTATGTGGGCAGCAAAATGGGCAGATGAAGCCCATGGCAATCAAACATTTGATCACCCAACTTGGCACTACATCAATTTTCCTTATCAACCTGGTAGTTCTTCAAATTCAATTCCTCGTGAAATTCCAGGTGAAGAAAATATTATATTTGCTTTTCAAAAAAATCTTGATATTGTTCAAAGTAATGCCAACAACAGCGAAAAAGCAGTTGCAATATGCTGGCTATTCCATTTATTAGGAGATGTGCATCAGCCATTGCATACCACCAAATTAATTACTAACCAGTATCCAGAACCAGAAGGTGATAGAGGTGGTACACGTTTTTATATTAGAGTTAAACCAGATAGCCAAACAATTAGTTTGCATAAATTCTGGGATGACCTGATTCTTGGAAGCGAAAGATTTCAAACTGTTCGCAACACCGCAACTAAGATAAGAGCCGACTATCAACGCAGTAAATTGCCAGAATTAAGAGAAACTCAATTTAATAATTGGGCAAAATTAGAGAGTTTTAGGATAGCAAAACAAAAAGCATATCTCAATGGCAAACTTTCTGGCAGTAATGATAAAAATGATGGAAAGCTTTTACCACCAAATTATGCTGCTACCGCCAAACCAATAGCAGAACGTCGGATGAGCTTGGCAGGCTACCGTCTAGCTGATGTGCTTAATAAACTGTTCGGCAAGTGA